In Actinomadura citrea, a single window of DNA contains:
- a CDS encoding acyl-CoA dehydrogenase family protein, with protein MRFEWDGGQDGLYRVFRAFGEEALSKDVTERDRAGVFGRDDWSRCAEQGVLGLILPSEYGGSGCGPLDYVHAMEGLGHGCLDNGLMMAIGAHILAVEVPVWKFGDEEQRRRYLPELAAGRLIGANAMTEPGSGSDALALATTAERDGDSYLLTGRKRYVTNAPVADVFIVYATVDPELGFTGVTAFLVERGDPGVSVKEQAEKMGLRTARWGEVELDACRIPASRRLGAERQGSAVFARTMAWERALLLAPWLGVMRREIEECTRFCRRRRQFGKHIGSYQSVSNRIVDMRIRWEISRMLVRRAAAELDGPEATIFPEVGKLYASEAAAEIFTSAMQVYGALGYSSEGRAERNLRDALGMTISSGTSDMQRVIISGKLGLAWPDTGGSGEER; from the coding sequence ATGCGGTTCGAATGGGACGGTGGCCAGGACGGGCTGTACCGCGTTTTCCGCGCGTTCGGCGAAGAAGCGCTGAGCAAGGACGTGACCGAGCGGGACAGGGCCGGGGTGTTCGGCCGCGACGATTGGTCGCGCTGCGCCGAACAGGGCGTTCTCGGACTGATCCTGCCGTCCGAGTACGGGGGATCCGGATGCGGTCCCCTCGACTACGTGCACGCGATGGAGGGGCTCGGCCACGGCTGCCTCGACAACGGCCTCATGATGGCGATCGGCGCCCACATCCTGGCCGTCGAGGTGCCGGTGTGGAAGTTCGGCGACGAGGAGCAGCGGCGCAGGTACCTGCCCGAGCTCGCCGCCGGCCGCCTCATCGGGGCCAACGCGATGACCGAGCCGGGAAGCGGATCGGACGCGCTGGCGCTCGCCACCACGGCCGAGCGCGACGGCGACTCCTACCTTCTGACCGGACGCAAGCGCTACGTCACGAACGCGCCGGTCGCCGATGTCTTCATCGTGTACGCGACCGTCGACCCGGAGCTCGGATTCACCGGCGTCACAGCCTTTCTGGTGGAGCGGGGCGATCCCGGCGTCTCGGTGAAAGAGCAGGCCGAGAAGATGGGCCTTCGCACCGCCCGCTGGGGAGAGGTCGAGCTGGACGCGTGCCGGATTCCCGCCTCTCGGCGGCTCGGTGCCGAGAGGCAGGGATCCGCCGTGTTCGCGCGGACGATGGCATGGGAGCGGGCGCTTCTCCTGGCACCGTGGCTCGGCGTCATGCGGCGCGAGATCGAGGAATGCACGCGCTTCTGCCGGCGGCGCCGCCAGTTCGGCAAGCACATCGGGAGCTACCAATCGGTCTCCAACCGGATCGTCGACATGCGGATCCGCTGGGAGATCTCCCGCATGCTCGTGCGCCGCGCCGCGGCGGAACTCGACGGCCCGGAGGCGACCATCTTTCCCGAGGTCGGCAAGTTGTACGCGAGCGAGGCGGCAGCGGAGATCTTCACCAGCGCGATGCAGGTGTACGGGGCGCTCGGCTATTCCTCCGAAGGGCGCGCCGAACGCAATCTCCGGGACGCCCTCGGCATGACGATCTCGTCGGGCACGTCGGACATGCAGCGAGTGATCATCTCCGGGAAGCTCGGCCTCGCCTGGCCGGACACCGGGGGAAGCGGGGAGGAAAGGTGA
- a CDS encoding acyl carrier protein: protein MDRANNVDLAARIKSIMIRVLDLDITPERLDEKVSLYSPIVGMDSLSLLHTLVEIEKEFDIEIDDEDVMLAELRNVGSLVDMISGIIEAEGGKA from the coding sequence ATGGATCGTGCCAACAACGTGGACCTGGCGGCGCGGATCAAAAGCATCATGATCCGCGTTCTCGATTTGGACATCACTCCCGAGCGGCTCGACGAGAAGGTCTCGCTCTACTCGCCGATCGTGGGAATGGACTCGCTGAGCCTGCTGCACACCCTCGTGGAGATCGAGAAGGAGTTCGACATCGAGATCGACGACGAGGACGTCATGCTCGCGGAACTGAGGAACGTGGGAAGCCTCGTCGACATGATCAGCGGAATCATCGAGGCGGAGGGCGGAAAAGCGTAA
- a CDS encoding TrpB-like pyridoxal phosphate-dependent enzyme, with product MREAFELDRDRVPTHWYNILADLPIEVPPARPAPPRSGDAAPLQPQLPLSMYRQSIGRERYVEIPGPVRSEYQRWRPTPLFRASRLESALDTPAHIYVKYEGTSPSGSHKINTALAQAFYYGRSGVREMVTGTGAGQWGTALAMACHPYGMACTVFMVRSSYEQKPYRGTLMRLNGAEVIPSPSTRTEVGRAALRADPRSPGTLGIANAEAIEYANGRREARFSIGSGENHVLMHQTVIGEEALLQMKLAGEFPDVVIGAMGAGSNFAGLTFPFYRAALTENTATRFLAVEPDACPKMTRGSYMMDYTDYSGVTPAVKMYTLGHTFTAYHIHAGGLRYHGAAPIVSAMYDHGMVEATSYSQSRVFESGAAFAKAEGLVPAPESAHAVAAAIDEAVRAREEDRERVVLVGLSGHGLLDLGAYESHLSGETVDVAPTDEEIKASLRLIESL from the coding sequence ATGCGCGAGGCTTTCGAACTGGACCGGGACCGGGTTCCCACGCACTGGTACAACATACTCGCGGACCTTCCGATCGAGGTGCCCCCGGCGCGACCGGCTCCGCCGAGAAGCGGCGACGCGGCGCCACTGCAGCCACAACTGCCGTTGTCGATGTACCGCCAGAGCATCGGCCGTGAACGCTACGTCGAGATCCCCGGCCCCGTTCGGTCCGAATACCAGCGCTGGCGCCCGACGCCCCTTTTCCGCGCGTCCAGGTTGGAGAGCGCCCTCGACACCCCGGCGCACATCTACGTCAAGTACGAAGGCACGAGCCCGTCCGGCAGCCACAAGATAAACACCGCGCTCGCACAGGCCTTCTACTACGGCAGGTCCGGCGTCAGGGAGATGGTGACGGGAACCGGCGCCGGCCAGTGGGGCACCGCCCTCGCGATGGCATGCCACCCGTACGGCATGGCGTGCACCGTCTTCATGGTGCGGTCCAGCTACGAGCAGAAGCCGTACCGGGGCACCCTGATGCGGTTGAACGGCGCCGAGGTCATCCCGAGTCCCAGCACGAGGACGGAGGTGGGCAGGGCCGCCCTGCGCGCCGACCCGCGGTCGCCGGGCACCCTCGGGATCGCGAACGCCGAGGCGATCGAGTACGCGAACGGCCGGAGGGAGGCGCGCTTCTCGATCGGCAGCGGAGAGAACCACGTCCTGATGCACCAGACGGTCATCGGTGAGGAGGCGCTGCTGCAGATGAAGCTGGCAGGCGAGTTCCCCGATGTCGTGATCGGCGCCATGGGAGCGGGCAGCAACTTCGCCGGCCTGACCTTCCCCTTCTACCGGGCGGCGCTGACCGAGAACACCGCGACGCGGTTCCTGGCGGTCGAGCCCGACGCGTGCCCCAAGATGACCAGGGGCAGCTACATGATGGATTACACCGACTACTCCGGTGTGACTCCCGCGGTCAAGATGTACACCCTCGGGCACACGTTCACGGCCTACCACATCCACGCCGGGGGGCTGCGCTACCACGGCGCCGCTCCGATCGTCAGCGCGATGTACGACCACGGCATGGTGGAGGCGACCTCCTACTCCCAGAGCCGCGTCTTCGAGAGCGGCGCCGCGTTCGCCAAGGCCGAGGGGCTCGTTCCCGCCCCCGAATCGGCCCACGCCGTCGCCGCCGCGATCGACGAGGCGGTGCGAGCGCGCGAAGAGGACCGGGAGCGGGTCGTCCTGGTCGGTCTCAGCGGCCATGGGCTGCTGGACCTCGGCGCCTACGAGAGCCACCTCTCCGGAGAGACCGTCGACGTCGCTCCCACCGACGAGGAGATCAAGGCGTCCCTGCGCCTCATCGAATCGCTGTGA
- a CDS encoding hydroxymethylglutaryl-CoA lyase translates to MVELIEVAPRDGLQNESAVLATADKVRLIERSVEAGLRRIEAVSFVNPKRVPQMADAEAVMERLPRPEGVGYAGLVLNRRGLDRALAAGVDEINVVVVATDEFSRRNQGCTVEEGAAAWAAIAADARAAGVRRTVTIAAAFGCPFEGEVPASRVLDLVRRVAESEPDEIAVADTIGVGVPAQVRALLTGAAGIAPGVPLRCHFHNTRNTGYANALTALDCGVSALDASAGGFGGCPFAPAATGNIATEDLLYALDRSGVDTGVRMSAVAETAAWLGERLGKPVPALLGRAGPFPAAP, encoded by the coding sequence ATGGTCGAACTCATCGAGGTGGCGCCCCGGGACGGGCTGCAGAACGAGTCCGCGGTCCTCGCGACCGCCGACAAGGTGCGGCTCATCGAGCGCAGCGTCGAGGCGGGACTGCGGCGGATCGAGGCCGTCAGCTTCGTGAACCCGAAGCGGGTCCCGCAGATGGCCGACGCCGAGGCGGTGATGGAGCGGCTCCCCAGGCCGGAAGGCGTCGGCTACGCGGGGCTCGTCCTCAACCGGCGCGGGCTCGACCGCGCGCTGGCCGCCGGCGTCGACGAGATCAACGTCGTCGTGGTGGCCACCGACGAGTTCAGCCGCCGCAACCAGGGCTGCACGGTCGAGGAGGGCGCCGCGGCCTGGGCCGCCATCGCCGCGGACGCCCGCGCCGCCGGCGTCCGCCGCACCGTCACGATCGCCGCCGCATTCGGCTGCCCCTTCGAGGGCGAGGTCCCCGCGAGCCGCGTGCTCGACCTGGTCCGTCGGGTCGCCGAAAGCGAACCCGACGAGATCGCCGTGGCCGACACGATCGGCGTCGGCGTCCCCGCCCAGGTCCGCGCGCTGCTGACGGGCGCCGCCGGGATCGCCCCCGGCGTCCCGCTGCGCTGCCATTTCCACAACACGCGCAACACCGGCTACGCCAACGCCCTCACCGCGCTCGACTGCGGGGTGAGCGCGCTGGACGCCAGCGCCGGCGGCTTCGGCGGCTGCCCGTTCGCGCCCGCCGCCACCGGCAACATCGCTACCGAGGATCTGCTGTACGCCCTGGACCGCTCGGGCGTCGACACCGGCGTCCGGATGTCCGCGGTCGCCGAGACGGCGGCCTGGCTGGGCGAACGCCTTGGCAAGCCCGTCCCGGCCCTGCTCGGCCGCGCCGGCCCGTTTCCGGCCGCCCCCTGA
- a CDS encoding GntR family transcriptional regulator gives MVRAVDRVYTRLRADILAGVHPPGARLGEAELAEATGSSRTPVREALRRLEVEGLVEVLPHRGARVPDWTPEDLEEIYDLRMLLESAAAGRAATRVTAADLDRMDELCRLMEAAVEPGPGQDLDRVAEFNAEFHDIVRAAASSGRLVSMLNAVVQLPLVMRTFHRYSPADLARSSAHHRELAAALRARDGTWAESVMRAHVLAAKAVLLRAARAPDDRDDPSKWNDPSNRNDDTETRTG, from the coding sequence ATGGTCCGTGCCGTGGACCGTGTCTACACACGGCTGCGCGCCGACATCCTGGCCGGCGTCCACCCACCCGGGGCACGACTCGGCGAGGCCGAGCTGGCCGAGGCCACCGGCTCCAGCCGGACGCCCGTCCGGGAGGCGCTGCGGCGGCTGGAGGTCGAGGGCCTGGTGGAGGTCCTGCCGCACCGCGGCGCGCGGGTCCCGGACTGGACGCCGGAGGACCTGGAGGAGATCTACGACCTGCGGATGCTGCTGGAGAGCGCCGCCGCGGGTCGCGCCGCCACCCGCGTGACCGCCGCGGACCTGGACCGGATGGACGAGCTGTGCCGCCTGATGGAGGCGGCCGTCGAACCGGGCCCCGGCCAGGACCTGGACCGGGTCGCCGAGTTCAACGCCGAGTTCCACGACATCGTCCGCGCCGCCGCCTCCAGCGGCCGGCTCGTGTCCATGCTCAACGCGGTGGTGCAGCTCCCGCTCGTGATGCGGACCTTCCACCGCTACTCCCCCGCCGACCTCGCCCGCAGTTCCGCGCACCACCGGGAGTTGGCCGCCGCGCTGCGCGCCCGCGACGGGACGTGGGCCGAGTCGGTGATGCGGGCGCACGTGCTCGCCGCGAAGGCGGTGCTCCTGCGCGCCGCCCGCGCCCCGGACGACCGGGACGATCCGAGCAAGTGGAACGACCCGAGCAACCGGAACGACGACACGGAAACGAGGACCGGCTAG
- a CDS encoding CaiB/BaiF CoA transferase family protein translates to MSTHDGAAPDTRGPLADLRVVEMGQLLAGPFCGQLLGDFGAEVIKLESPGAGDPMRQWGREKPHGKSLWWPVVARNKKSVTCDLRTPEGQDLARRIIERADIVVENFRPGTLERWGMDFDRLRETNHGLVLVRVSGFGQTGPYAPRAGYGSIGEAMGGIRYVTGDPGGAPARAGISLGDSLAAVFATIGALVAVHHRNVTGRGQVVDSAIYEAVLAMMESLLPEWAVAGYQRERTGSVLPNVSPSNVYPTASGEMILIAANQDTVFGRLARTMGRPELSADPRYAGHADRGRNMAELDEIISAWSARIETEDLLERLHAGGVPAGRIYTAKDMFDDPHFAAREAIVRLVHPDFGELPMHNAFPRLSETPGAVRRPGPGLGEHNREVYGGLLDLPEDEIAALSERGVI, encoded by the coding sequence ATGTCAACGCACGACGGCGCCGCGCCGGACACCAGGGGCCCGCTCGCCGACCTCCGCGTCGTGGAGATGGGGCAGCTGCTCGCCGGACCGTTCTGCGGCCAGCTGCTCGGCGACTTCGGCGCGGAAGTGATCAAGCTGGAGTCGCCCGGCGCCGGCGACCCGATGCGCCAGTGGGGGCGGGAGAAGCCGCACGGCAAGTCCCTGTGGTGGCCGGTGGTCGCCCGCAACAAGAAGTCGGTGACCTGCGACCTGCGCACCCCCGAGGGCCAGGACCTCGCCCGGCGGATCATCGAGCGCGCCGACATCGTGGTCGAGAACTTCCGGCCCGGCACGCTGGAGCGCTGGGGCATGGACTTCGACCGGCTCCGCGAGACGAACCACGGCCTGGTCCTGGTGCGCGTGTCCGGGTTCGGGCAGACCGGCCCCTACGCCCCCCGCGCCGGGTACGGGTCGATCGGCGAGGCGATGGGCGGCATCCGCTACGTGACCGGCGATCCCGGCGGCGCGCCCGCCCGCGCCGGGATCTCGCTGGGCGACTCGCTGGCGGCGGTGTTCGCCACGATCGGCGCGCTCGTCGCCGTCCACCACCGGAACGTCACCGGACGCGGCCAGGTCGTCGACTCGGCCATCTACGAGGCGGTGCTGGCGATGATGGAGTCGCTGCTGCCCGAGTGGGCGGTCGCCGGGTACCAGCGCGAGCGGACCGGATCCGTGCTGCCCAACGTCTCGCCCAGCAACGTCTACCCGACCGCGTCGGGCGAGATGATCCTGATCGCCGCCAACCAGGACACCGTGTTCGGCCGGCTCGCCAGGACGATGGGCAGGCCCGAACTGAGCGCCGACCCCCGGTACGCCGGGCACGCCGACCGGGGCCGGAACATGGCCGAGCTCGACGAGATCATCTCGGCCTGGTCGGCCCGGATCGAGACGGAGGACCTGCTGGAGCGGCTGCACGCCGGCGGCGTCCCGGCCGGCCGCATCTACACCGCCAAGGACATGTTCGACGATCCCCACTTCGCCGCCCGCGAGGCGATCGTGCGCCTCGTCCACCCGGACTTCGGCGAGCTCCCGATGCACAACGCGTTCCCCAGGCTCAGCGAGACCCCGGGGGCGGTCCGCCGGCCCGGCCCCGGGCTCGGCGAGCACAACCGGGAGGTCTACGGCGGCCTCCTGGACCTACCAGAAGACGAGATCGCCGCGCTGTCGGAGCGCGGCGTCATCTGA
- a CDS encoding hydantoinase/oxoprolinase family protein codes for MGYRLGVDVGGTFTDVLLVDERTGVSHRAKTASTPADQSEGVLNGIRKVCRDAGIEMHEVAHVLHGTTVATNAILQGRGARVGLVTTEGFRQVLQIGRSFVPGGLAGWIIWPKPEPLARLEHTVEIPGRIAADGTVVAPLDEDRARAELRRLGGAGIEALTVSLINSYANDAHERRVAELAAEELPGVPVSLSSHVLPEMREYERTVTTVANSYVQPEVSRYVGNLDRSLSGSGIDAPLSVLRSDGGLTKAAKAAEDPVSLLLSGPAGGVTGAVWFAEQAGFPDFLTFDMGGTSTDVALVLGGRPRIGRETTVGDLTVRATSVDVRTVGAGGGSIAHVPELTRALRVGPQSAGADPGPAAYGAGGTDPTVTDANVVLGHLPTRLAGGEIALDAEAARKAMRSVADAMGLPSVEAAAAGVIDIVNENMLGALRLISVRQGYDPRDFALMSFGGAGPLHANALGRLTGSWPVIVPPSPGVLCAYGDATTCPRDESARTMVRRFSTLDDDELRAALAELADAAAGRLEAEGVPRESQTATYQIDLRYHGQGFEIPVELDRATVDGDLLAGLGAAFDAEHERLFSFLLGNEREVINLRVTVSGPRPEVAWRVLPEGSGDPSAALVRETEVWMDGATTSARVYDRSRLLSGDVVAGPAVVVEMDSTTLVLAGHAATVHPSGSLLIRPLNEEG; via the coding sequence ATGGGTTATCGACTGGGCGTCGACGTGGGCGGCACGTTCACCGACGTGCTGCTGGTCGACGAGCGGACCGGCGTCAGCCACCGCGCCAAGACGGCGTCCACTCCGGCCGACCAGTCGGAGGGCGTGCTCAACGGCATCCGCAAGGTGTGCCGGGACGCCGGGATCGAGATGCACGAGGTGGCGCACGTCCTGCACGGCACCACCGTGGCGACCAACGCGATCCTCCAGGGCCGGGGCGCGCGGGTCGGGCTGGTGACCACCGAGGGGTTCCGGCAGGTCCTGCAGATCGGCCGGTCGTTCGTCCCCGGCGGCCTCGCCGGCTGGATCATCTGGCCGAAGCCCGAGCCGCTGGCCCGGCTGGAGCACACCGTGGAGATCCCTGGCCGGATCGCCGCCGACGGCACGGTCGTCGCCCCGCTGGACGAGGACCGCGCGCGTGCGGAGCTGCGGCGGCTCGGCGGGGCCGGCATCGAGGCGCTGACGGTCTCGCTGATCAACTCCTACGCGAACGACGCGCACGAGCGGCGGGTGGCCGAACTGGCCGCCGAGGAGCTGCCCGGGGTGCCGGTGTCGCTGTCCAGCCATGTCCTGCCGGAGATGCGGGAGTACGAGCGCACCGTCACCACCGTGGCGAACAGCTATGTGCAGCCCGAGGTGTCCCGCTACGTGGGCAACCTGGACCGGTCGCTGAGCGGCAGCGGGATCGACGCGCCGCTGTCGGTGCTGCGCAGCGACGGCGGGCTGACCAAGGCCGCCAAGGCGGCCGAGGACCCGGTGTCGCTGCTGCTGTCCGGCCCGGCCGGCGGGGTGACGGGGGCGGTCTGGTTCGCCGAGCAGGCCGGGTTCCCCGACTTCCTCACCTTCGACATGGGCGGCACGTCCACCGACGTGGCGCTGGTGCTCGGCGGGCGCCCCCGGATCGGCCGGGAGACCACCGTCGGCGACCTCACCGTCCGCGCCACCAGCGTGGACGTCCGCACGGTCGGCGCGGGCGGCGGCTCGATCGCGCACGTCCCGGAGCTGACCAGGGCGCTGCGGGTCGGCCCGCAGTCGGCGGGCGCCGACCCCGGCCCGGCCGCCTACGGGGCGGGCGGCACCGACCCGACCGTGACCGACGCCAACGTCGTGCTCGGCCACCTTCCGACGCGGCTCGCCGGCGGGGAGATCGCCCTGGACGCCGAGGCCGCCCGCAAGGCGATGCGCTCCGTCGCCGACGCGATGGGCCTGCCGAGCGTCGAGGCGGCGGCGGCCGGCGTGATCGACATCGTCAACGAGAACATGCTCGGCGCGCTCCGCCTGATCAGCGTCCGGCAGGGCTACGACCCCCGCGACTTCGCGCTGATGTCGTTCGGCGGCGCGGGCCCGCTGCACGCCAACGCGCTCGGCCGGCTGACCGGCTCCTGGCCGGTGATCGTGCCGCCGTCGCCGGGCGTCCTGTGCGCCTACGGGGACGCGACCACCTGCCCGCGCGACGAGAGCGCCCGCACGATGGTGCGCCGCTTCTCCACCCTCGACGACGACGAGCTGCGCGCCGCGCTCGCCGAACTGGCCGACGCCGCCGCCGGGCGGCTGGAGGCGGAGGGCGTGCCGCGCGAGAGCCAGACCGCGACGTACCAGATCGACCTGCGCTACCACGGGCAGGGCTTCGAGATCCCGGTCGAGCTGGACCGTGCCACTGTCGACGGCGACCTGCTGGCCGGCCTCGGCGCCGCGTTCGACGCCGAGCACGAGCGGCTGTTCTCCTTCCTGCTCGGCAACGAACGCGAGGTGATCAACCTGCGGGTCACGGTGAGCGGGCCGCGCCCGGAGGTCGCCTGGCGCGTGCTGCCGGAGGGGTCGGGCGACCCGTCCGCCGCGCTCGTCCGCGAGACCGAGGTGTGGATGGACGGCGCCACGACGTCCGCCCGCGTCTACGACCGTTCCCGGCTGCTCTCAGGGGACGTCGTGGCCGGACCGGCCGTGGTGGTCGAGATGGACTCCACCACCCTCGTGCTGGCCGGGCACGCCGCGACCGTGCACCCGAGCGGCAGCCTGCTGATCCGTCCGCTGAACGAGGAGGGCTGA
- a CDS encoding hydantoinase B/oxoprolinase family protein, with protein MAEILQTATAPAGRVDVDPVTLDIIENALRNARHEMDEVLFRTALSPGIREQHDEFPLIAGPSGKMVVGQFGLSVPDFLENFDGTIGEGDILMTSDPYACGAAISHANDWLLVVPIFHEGRLVGWSSMFGHMSDVGGKTPSSMPADARTIYEEGVVVPPFKLYEGGRLNEPALRIILNQVRMPDWNRADLNGLVAACTTAARRVSELCARFGVETYLSALDALLDRNYQAMKVLLATLFEDGRTLEFADYICDDGCGYGPYELKISLTRTGEKIHLDFSHAAPQAVGPVNYFINENLVRMFFGIYVITVADPQILWNDGFYPLIDVTIPEDSFWKPRHPAALNARNHGIGRVFDLFGGLLGQTNPEILNAAGFSSSPHFMYSGHYGSGPREGEWFQLYSIGFGGVPGRPVGDGPDGHSLWPSFVNIPCEYLESYYPLRVERWETIADSGGAGLHRGGNGVDVAYCFEEPGTIAIHDDRWLTYPWGVNGGRPGERGRKWIERADGTREVLPSKIHDVVVGPGDVLHFVTWGGGGWGDPLARPAELVALEVLRGLVTADGARAGYGVVCTAEGVLDEEATDLLRARMAEERTEIPVFDMGPPLAEILARCEEETGLPAPRPPVDVRSAAALRDRR; from the coding sequence ATGGCCGAGATCCTGCAGACCGCGACCGCGCCGGCCGGCCGCGTCGACGTCGACCCGGTGACCCTGGACATCATCGAGAACGCGCTGCGCAACGCCCGCCACGAGATGGACGAGGTGCTGTTCCGCACCGCGCTGTCCCCGGGCATCCGCGAGCAGCACGACGAGTTCCCGCTGATCGCCGGTCCGTCGGGGAAGATGGTCGTCGGCCAGTTCGGGCTCTCGGTGCCCGACTTCCTGGAGAACTTCGACGGGACGATCGGCGAGGGCGACATCCTGATGACGTCCGACCCGTACGCGTGCGGCGCGGCGATCAGCCACGCCAACGACTGGCTGCTGGTGGTGCCGATCTTCCACGAGGGCCGGCTGGTCGGCTGGTCCTCGATGTTCGGGCACATGTCGGACGTGGGCGGCAAGACGCCCAGCTCGATGCCCGCCGACGCCCGCACCATCTACGAGGAGGGCGTGGTCGTCCCGCCGTTCAAGCTGTACGAGGGCGGCCGGCTGAACGAGCCGGCGCTGCGCATCATCCTCAACCAGGTGCGCATGCCCGACTGGAACCGGGCCGACCTGAACGGCCTGGTCGCCGCGTGCACCACGGCCGCCCGGCGGGTCTCCGAACTGTGCGCCCGGTTCGGCGTCGAGACCTACCTGTCGGCGCTGGACGCCCTGCTCGACCGCAACTACCAGGCCATGAAGGTCCTGCTGGCCACCCTCTTCGAGGACGGCCGGACGCTGGAGTTCGCCGACTACATCTGCGACGACGGCTGCGGGTACGGCCCGTACGAACTGAAGATCTCACTCACCCGGACCGGCGAGAAGATCCATCTGGACTTCTCCCACGCGGCTCCGCAGGCCGTCGGGCCGGTCAACTACTTCATCAACGAGAACCTCGTCCGGATGTTCTTCGGGATCTACGTGATCACCGTCGCGGACCCGCAGATCCTCTGGAACGACGGCTTCTACCCGCTGATCGACGTGACGATCCCGGAGGACTCGTTCTGGAAGCCGCGCCACCCGGCCGCGCTGAACGCCCGCAACCACGGCATCGGCCGGGTGTTCGACCTGTTCGGCGGGCTGCTCGGCCAGACCAACCCGGAGATCCTCAACGCGGCCGGCTTCTCGTCCTCGCCGCACTTCATGTACTCGGGCCACTACGGCTCGGGGCCGCGCGAGGGCGAGTGGTTCCAGCTGTACTCGATCGGGTTCGGCGGTGTGCCGGGACGCCCCGTCGGGGACGGCCCGGACGGGCACTCGCTGTGGCCGTCGTTCGTCAACATCCCCTGCGAGTACCTGGAGTCGTACTACCCGCTGCGCGTCGAGCGGTGGGAGACGATCGCCGACTCCGGCGGCGCGGGCCTGCACCGGGGCGGCAACGGGGTCGACGTCGCGTACTGCTTCGAGGAGCCCGGCACGATCGCGATCCACGACGACCGCTGGCTCACCTACCCGTGGGGGGTGAACGGCGGACGTCCGGGCGAGCGGGGCCGCAAGTGGATCGAACGGGCGGACGGCACCCGGGAGGTGCTGCCCAGCAAGATCCACGACGTCGTGGTCGGGCCCGGGGACGTCCTGCACTTCGTGACCTGGGGCGGCGGCGGATGGGGCGACCCCCTCGCCCGTCCCGCCGAACTGGTCGCACTGGAGGTCCTGCGCGGCCTGGTCACCGCGGACGGCGCCCGCGCCGGCTACGGGGTCGTCTGCACCGCCGAGGGCGTCCTCGACGAGGAGGCCACCGACCTGCTGCGGGCGAGGATGGCCGAGGAGCGGACAGAGATCCCGGTCTTCGACATGGGCCCGCCGCTGGCGGAGATCCTCGCCCGCTGCGAGGAGGAGACGGGCCTTCCCGCGCCGCGCCCGCCGGTCGACGTCCGGTCCGCCGCCGCGCTGCGGGACCGCCGGTGA
- a CDS encoding isochorismatase family protein, whose product MSDDLAAGYRASGFGRGLGCGRSPAVLAVDLVRAYLVDGSPLRAPVEEAVAAAATLVDAGRAAGLPVLFTRVKYQPGGADGGLFRRKIPALRVFEEGSPLGDFAEGAAPRAGETVVTKQYASAFHGTSLAATLTASGIDTVLVCGLTTSGCIRATATDALQHGFRPLVVDEACGDRDRRLHEANLLDLGAKYADVLSLDEALTTVRGSSSGRGEGH is encoded by the coding sequence GTGAGCGACGACCTCGCCGCCGGCTACCGCGCCTCGGGATTCGGCCGCGGCCTCGGCTGCGGCCGGTCGCCGGCGGTGCTGGCCGTGGACCTCGTCCGCGCCTACCTGGTGGACGGGTCGCCGCTGCGCGCCCCGGTCGAGGAAGCGGTGGCCGCCGCCGCGACCCTCGTCGACGCGGGCCGGGCGGCCGGGCTGCCCGTGCTGTTCACGCGGGTGAAGTACCAGCCGGGCGGCGCGGACGGCGGCCTGTTCCGCCGCAAGATTCCCGCGCTCCGCGTATTCGAGGAAGGGAGCCCCCTCGGCGACTTCGCCGAGGGGGCGGCCCCTCGTGCCGGCGAGACCGTGGTCACCAAGCAGTACGCCAGCGCGTTCCACGGCACGTCCCTGGCGGCCACCCTGACCGCGTCCGGCATCGACACCGTGCTGGTCTGCGGGCTCACCACCAGCGGCTGCATCCGCGCCACCGCGACCGACGCGCTGCAGCACGGGTTCCGCCCGCTGGTGGTGGACGAGGCCTGCGGCGACCGGGACCGCCGCCTGCACGAGGCGAACCTGCTGGACCTGGGCGCCAAGTACGCCGACGTCCTGTCCCTCGACGAGGCGCTCACCACCGTGCGCGGGTCCTCATCGGGCCGTGGGGAAGGCCATTGA